Below is a window of Cytophaga hutchinsonii ATCC 33406 DNA.
AAGTATCCGGCCAAAGTTGCCGAATACAAAGGTGGTAAAACGGGTATTCTGTCTATGTTTATGGGTGACCTGATGAAAGCTACCAAAGGCAAAGCAGATCCGAAAGTTGCTACAGAATTGATTAAACAAGTGTTGGAAGCATAATGGTATGTTTATGAATCTAAGATCTCTTTTCTATATTTCCCTGGCTGCATGTTCGGTGATTATTTTTTCCTGCGAAGAGAAAAAGCCACTGGAAGCAGGAAGCTTTAACTATTCCATACAGGGGAAAGTTTTAAATACAACATCTGAATATGCCTGTCTGGAAGAGATCCGCGATAAGCGCTGGGTAACGGTTGACTCTGCAAAAATAGATGATCAATCGATTTCGTTTTCAGGCATTAAAAAAGAAGTGGATATATACCGTATACGGATTGATAAAAACAGCTATTTGCCGGTGATTCTAACAGGAGATAACATCACGTTTACAGTAGATGCAAAAGAACCTTTTGAAACGGTTGTGTTTAGCGGCAGTAAGGATAATGAAGCGTATGCAGCATTTAATAAAAAAATGCTTGAATTTAACAAGGCACAATCCAATCTGTCCCGCATGCTGGATTCTATCAAGAATACATCCACACCATCCGTAATTGCTACCAATTACATGAATCAGATTAAGGAAGTGGAAGCGGAGATGAAAGTATATGTACGTGAGTCGATCACTAAACATACAGCTTCGCCTATTGTATTCAGCATGTTGAGCTATGCCGATTGGGAAAATGATTTTCCGTTTATCGAAACAGCAACAACTACGATCAAGCAACAACAGCCTGACTATAAATACACGGCGAGCCTGGTTACGAATGTAACACAGTATAAAGCGTATCTGGAACAAAAGGCTGCGAAAGATAAAGGCAATCCGGCTGCAATCGGGAAAGAAGCGCCTGAGTTTGCGTTGCCGGATGTAACGGGCAAAATGGTTCGGTTATCTTCTTTCAGAGGAAAGTATGTACTGCTTGATTTCTGGGCTTCGTGGTGCGGCCCTTGCCGTCAGGAATCTCCCAATGTAGTACGTGCTTACAATACATACAAAGGTAAGAATTTTGATATCCTGAGTGTATCTCTGGATGATAGTAAAGAGAAATGGTTGAAGGCTATTGAAAAAGATG
It encodes the following:
- a CDS encoding TlpA disulfide reductase family protein; its protein translation is MNLRSLFYISLAACSVIIFSCEEKKPLEAGSFNYSIQGKVLNTTSEYACLEEIRDKRWVTVDSAKIDDQSISFSGIKKEVDIYRIRIDKNSYLPVILTGDNITFTVDAKEPFETVVFSGSKDNEAYAAFNKKMLEFNKAQSNLSRMLDSIKNTSTPSVIATNYMNQIKEVEAEMKVYVRESITKHTASPIVFSMLSYADWENDFPFIETATTTIKQQQPDYKYTASLVTNVTQYKAYLEQKAAKDKGNPAAIGKEAPEFALPDVTGKMVRLSSFRGKYVLLDFWASWCGPCRQESPNVVRAYNTYKGKNFDILSVSLDDSKEKWLKAIEKDGLSWTHVGDLKSWQSSVVQLYQVEGIPATFLLDPKGVVIARDLRGDALDAKLEELLK